Proteins encoded by one window of Apis cerana mitochondrion, complete genome:
- the ND4 gene encoding NADH dehydrogenase subunit 4, which yields MYFILFYIMIVFMFMYLLVLFMKKIPNLNVIIGNLIMIILWLNLPWFNWIEWINIFCNLSFNKYSYGLMMLTMWIFGLIFMSLNMGTHCLLMNLMLMISLMLVFMSMNLLVFYLFYEFGLLLIFYMVVKWGYSENRWLSGFYLMFYTMIFSLPMLYIIYYLYWLSSSLNFMLMEMMNLKLNLLLFIYLLMSFLVKIPIYLFHGWLLKAHVEAPYYGSMILASIMLKLGGYGMLRLMFIYKNEFMFFQKFIIIINSFGILILSLMCLSQFDMKSIIAISSIVHMGIMIMSMMTFFDISIMGGYLMMISHGLSSSGLFFLVNVIYSQTNSRLMFVNKGMINFMPSMSLLWFMLCSSNMGSPVSLNLISEVMLIIGLVSWMKFLMLILILYCLFSFIYSIYLFMFINHGKIFLVFKIKNGLLVEYFILMMHWIPLNLMFLKLYFI from the coding sequence ATATATTTTATTTTATTTTATATCATGATTGTTTTTATATTCATATATTTATTAGTTTTATTTATAAAAAAAATTCCTAATTTAAATGTAATTATTGGTAATTTAATTATAATTATTTTATGATTAAACTTACCTTGATTTAATTGAATTGAATGAATTAATATTTTTTGTAATTTAAGATTCAATAAATATTCATATGGATTAATAATATTAACTATATGAATTTTTGGATTAATTTTTATATCATTAAATATAGGAACACATTGTTTATTAATAAATTTAATATTAATAATTTCATTAATATTAGTTTTTATATCAATAAATTTATTAGTATTTTATTTATTTTATGAATTTGGTTTATTATTAATTTTTTATATAGTTGTAAAATGAGGGTATAGGGAAAATCGTTGATTATCTGGATTTTATTTAATATTTTATACAATAATTTTTTCATTACCAATATTATATATTATTTATTATTTATATTGATTAAGATCAAGATTAAATTTTATATTAATAGAAATAATAAATTTAAAATTAAATTTATTATTATTTATTTATTTATTAATATCATTTTTAGTGAAAATTCCCATTTATTTATTTCATGGGTGACTATTAAAAGCTCATGTAGAAGCCCCCTATTATGGTTCTATAATTTTAGCTTCAATTATATTGAAATTAGGAGGTTATGGGATATTACGTTTAATATTTATTTATAAAAATGAATTTATATTTTTTCAAAAGTTTATTATTATTATTAATTCATTTGGAATTTTAATTTTAAGATTAATATGTTTATCACAATTTGATATAAAATCAATTATTGCTATTTCTTCAATTGTTCACATAGGAATTATAATTATAAGAATAATAACTTTTTTTGATATTAGAATTATAGGTGGATATTTAATAATAATTTCTCATGGATTAAGATCTTCAGGTTTATTTTTTTTAGTTAATGTTATTTATAGGCAAACTAATAGACGATTAATGTTTGTTAATAAAGGTATAATTAATTTTATACCAAGAATATCATTATTATGATTTATATTATGTTCATCAAATATAGGGTCACCAGTTTCTTTAAATTTAATTAGTGAAGTTATATTAATTATTGGTTTAGTTTCTTGAATAAAATTTTTAATATTAATTTTAATTTTATACTGTTTATTTAGATTTATTTATTCAATTTATTTATTCATGTTTATTAATCATGGAAAAATTTTTTTAGTTTTTAAAATTAAAAATGGTTTATTAGTTGAATATTTTATTTTAATAATACATTGAATTCCTTTAAATTTAATGTTTTTAAAATTATATTTTATTTAA
- the ND4L gene encoding NADH dehydrogenase subunit 4L: MKLMFIMVLLFFIFLLYYNVNFLSFLILIEFMVITVLFYIIDNEINTWLFLIFLVFSVCELVLGLSLLVSMNYELGHQKLNMMDLIY, translated from the coding sequence ATTAAATTAATATTTATTATAGTTTTATTATTTTTTATTTTTTTATTATATTATAATGTTAATTTTTTAAGATTCTTAATTTTAATTGAATTTATAGTAATTACAGTATTATTTTATATTATTGATAATGAAATTAATACTTGATTATTTTTAATTTTTCTTGTATTTTCTGTTTGTGAATTAGTTTTAGGTTTGTCACTGTTAGTAAGAATAAATTATGAATTAGGGCATCAAAAATTAAATATAATAGATTTAATTTATTAA
- the ND6 gene encoding NADH dehydrogenase subunit 6, with the protein MMTLILLISKTMMSIISLVMAVYINLMYKNPTIMLIYLIFYSIYLAMALFMSNSLNSLLIMMTLIVFLSGMLIMFSYFVSLMNEPLKLKLKANLVYSIFTIFFLSLKLSDYMTKDSKLCEMSIKNMDIENLYEEMNCMLFLMMIFMLILTLFLMTKMTYIEKKTLRKKK; encoded by the coding sequence ATTATAACATTAATCTTACTTATTTCAAAAACAATAATATCAATTATTTCTTTAGTTATAGCTGTATACATTAATTTAATATATAAAAATCCAACAATTATATTAATTTATTTAATTTTTTATTCAATTTATCTAGCTATAGCTCTATTTATATCTAATTCATTAAATTCATTATTAATTATAATAACATTAATTGTTTTTTTAAGAGGAATATTAATTATATTTTCCTATTTTGTTTCATTAATAAATGAACCATTAAAATTAAAATTAAAAGCCAATTTAGTTTATAGAATTTTTACTATTTTTTTTCTTTCATTAAAACTTTCAGATTATATAACAAAAGATAGAAAATTATGTGAAATATCTATTAAAAATATAGATATTGAAAATTTATATGAAGAAATAAACTGTATATTATTCCTAATAATAATTTTTATATTAATTTTAACATTATTTTTAATAACAAAAATAACTTATATTGAAAAAAAAACTTTACGTAAAAAAAAATAA